In the Haloarcula salinisoli genome, ACATAGCGGAAGTCGAGACCGGTACCGAGCCCAGTGACTCCGTCTCGGGCATCGTCCTCAAGCCGTCTGGTGACCCCTTCTTGCAGCTAGTGCTGGCCGAGGCCGGTAGGCTGCCCCGAAGCAACGCGGAGGCCGTAGACTCGCTATCGACCGCGTTAGTCGACCGGTTCGGCCTAGCCGAGGCGGCCACAGTTGAGAGCATCGACGACGACCACGTGACTATCGAGGTTAGCGGCAGCATCTTCGATCAAAAAGATAACCTCGACCATCCAATTGTGTCACTGTTCGCGACGGGGCTTGCACACAGCTCCGGAACTGAGGTACGCCCTACAGTGACTACAACCGATACCGACGATCTCCTTATCACGCTCCGAATAGGTGCATTTCGGGACCCGTAGTCGGGTGCCGGCTAACTTAGACCGGGACAGTCAAAAATAGGTACCAGCCCGTGATGCCGGTGAGCACCATCAGTCCGAAAATGGCCAATCGACGAACCCGTCTAATCCAAACCGCGCCAGGCAAGTCTGGTGTGGTAAGTATCACCAACAGGAGGAATTCGAAGACAGCAGCTGCGGTAAACAACCCGTAAGAAAACGAGTTCAGCTCCGAGATTACGGCGGCTGGGAGAGCGAGAGCGCCGACGACAAGCGCGACGAATCGGATACGAGCATTGAATGTCATGTGGTGTTGGAGAAAAGTTCTACCTGCGACACTGGTCGAAAACCGAACCCTAGGTAATAAATTTATCTCGATGCAATCATAAATGCACTTCAATTGGACTTATTCGGCAGACGACTGGTTCTGGAAACAACACTGGGTGCGATGTTCTAGTAGCTGAGTTTGGCCAACGGGGTCTCAGCAGGTGTGACCGCAGCCCGGTCCAAAGATGGGGTGGCTCTGCTGAATCGGAGCGGACGCGCACAAACTCGACCGAGTATGATTTCCACTTGCTCTGGACGAACCCGGACCCCTGCGATTGTCACGCTGTGGCGGGGTTTTATACCGGTTCCGAACCAACCCGTGGCTGAGACCACCAATGCTATCGCCGGCATGACATTCGGGCTCCTTGAGGTCCTTCTGTATCGTGGGACACTGGGGAGGATTATAACGATATAATACGGGCTATACTTGTAACCGGGCGAGCGACAGGTTAATTAACCTCCCCAAATATACTTAAATGACCTTGAATGTGCAGCAATTTTTCACTTAAACGATGTACCGACCCGCCCCACAGGCAGGACATAGCGATAGGTGGGATCACTGCGGGGGTCATCGTTGCCGAGACACTCTTTCGGTGGTTACTGGCCCCGTTTACGTGGGGGGCTAGCTTTCTGGGGCTTGCGATACTTTTCGCTACAATCTTGGTAGGCATACGCGCTCGGTGGGGTGTGGCAGTGGGTGGCATGGCCAGTGGCACGATTTTCAGCAGTTTCGACATGGGTGTCGTTCTGGCACTGGCCGGGTTTACCGCGACGTCCGTCTGTGCATGGGTCTGGGTGGATCCGAAGCGGCGCTCGCTGGCCTGGCTGGGACATTCCCTGGGAGTTGCACTGCTCACTGTTATGGCGCTTGCAGCGATGGGGGGACTGGTCGCCGATGTTCTCTCACTCGCACCGTTCGATGTCGCATACGCTCAGTTCCTCACGGCGCTTCTCGTGCCGACCCTCGCCGGCGTTCCGTTCGCCTGGGCTGTCTTTGAGTGTTTTTCGAGCGTTCGAAAACGAGTAACCCTGCCAAAGCGTATGCGTCGACGTGTGGCCGCTATCGTCGTGGTATGGGGCGGTGTCGGTTACGTGACCAGCTTCATTTTCGAATCGTTCGCACTGATACCGAACTACATTGTTGACCAGAAGTTGGGCGGAACTGCCGCGACGCTTATCCAGACGCTGTCTTGGGGCAAAATCGCAACGATAATGGTGGGAATGACCGCTATAACTGCACTCGCAGTTGTCGGGAAGCGAGCATGATATTCACAAACAGTTGTATACGAGAAACGGTGACGGGGGAAAATCGATGGAACTGACGAGACGTGACGCGCTGATCGCATTGGGGGGTCTCGGACTTCCTTTGACTGCGTGGCTCGAAGATTCTGAGCCGACTGCGACCGAACTAACTTCCGAGGATATCGAGACCCTCCTCGCGCTCAGCGAGACACTGTACCCGTCAGATGTGACGGTGAATTCCGACTTTATCGAGACGTTTGTCGCTGGGCAACATCAACTCGATTCCGACCACACCTCCGGCATCGTCTCGGCGCTCACTGGCGTGCGGCGTGCGAGCAGTCGCCAGACGGGCCGTCGCCCGACCGAGCTCGACCCGTCGGAACGCGGTGATCTGCTCCGCTCGATGGGGGCTGCCAGGGCGTATCCGGACCCAGACGGGACGTCAGTTCAGCAGATACGGTATTACGTCATCAACAATCTCCTCTATGCCCTCTACACGACGCCGAAAGGTGGAGAGCTGGTCGGGAACCCGAATCCCCCAGGGTATCCGGGCGGAACGACGGCCTATCAGGCGGTGTCGACTGATGAGTGAGTCGGACAGAACACCGGCCGCAGAACCGGATGTCTGTATCGTCGGCTCGGGTCCGGCGGGCTCGCTGATCGCGTACAAACTGGCCGAGCACGGTCACGATGTCGTCGTCCTCGAGGCCGGAGAGACGTTCGAGTTCGCGACACGGACGGAACGAATGGAGCGGGCCCTCCGACCGACACATCACCGGACGACGGTATGGGATCTCGACCAGGCGCGAGACGCCTACACTGTCAGCGGCCCCGTCAGCTACCCGGCCAACAGACTGCGTGCGAAGGGCGTTGGCGGGTCGACGCTCCACTGGGGTGGTCGGGTCGCTCGGTTCACCGAGAAAGACTTCGAGATGCAGACACGCTACGGGTACGGCAGAGACTGGCCGGTCGATTACGAGGATATCAGACCGTACTACGCGGCAGCCGAGGCGGCATTCGGTGTCGCCGGTGCCGAAGACAACCCCTTCGGCCCACCACGTGAGCAGGAGTATCCGATGGACGCGTTCCCGAGAAGCCACTCCGATTCGCTGTTCGCCGAGGCCTGTTCGACTCTTGATATCGAAGTGCATTCGGTCCCGAACGCGCGCAACTCGGAAAGCTACGATGGACGGAGCCAATGTGTCGGGTACGGTACCTGCTCGCCGGTATGTCCATCGGGTGCGAAGTACGACGCCAGCGTCCACGCAAAGAAAGCCATCGAACAGGGTGCGACCCTCATCGATCGGGCGGTGGTCCAGCGGCTCGAACACGATGCCAGCGGCGACCGAATTACCGGAGCCGTGTACGAGACACCAGATGGCACGACATATACCCAGTCAGCCGACGAGTTCGTGCTTGCTGCAGGTGGAATCGAGAACCCACGGCTCCTTCTCCTCTCGGAGTCACCGCAACATCCCGGGGGGCTGGCAAACTCCAGTGGTGCTGTGGGAAAGTATCTGATGGAGCATCCGTACGTCGGTGTTGCGGGCAGGCTCGACCGGAAGACGGCGCAGAACCGCATCGGCTTCGGGACGATGGAATCGTACCAGTTCTACGAACCGGGGACGGTCGGCCCGGGTTCGTTCAAGATCGAGTTCAGTAACCAAGGGGGGCCGAAACCTGTCGAACTGGCCCTCAAGCAGCGCGAACCGCTCGTAAACCTGCAGAAAACAGCGCAGAACATCGGCATAGACCCGCTCGTGGAACTCGGGAAAGACACCGAGCCCATAGTCTGGGGCGACGAACTTCGCGACCTGATCGCCGATGCGACCGGGGACCGGTTCACGGTCGTCGCCGAAATCGAAGTGCTACCGAACGAACGCAACCAGGTCACGCTGGACACCAGTGAAACTGATGCGTTCGGAAACCCCGTGCCGAACATCGAGTGGGGTCATTTCACCGACTACGCCGAAGAGACGATGGACGCCGCCAAAGACATCCTGGGGAACATCGTGGACGAATTACCGGGAACGGTCCGCGATCGAGAGGTGTTCGAGCTGCGTCAGGGGGCCGGACACAGCGCCGGGACGACGCGAATGGGCACTGATCCGTCCGCGAGCGTGGTTGACGAGAACCTCAGAGCACACGACGTAGAAAATCTCTCTATTGCCGGTTCGAGTCCGTTCGTGACAATGGGGGCCTCCCAGCCGACGCTGACTATCGGCGCGACCTCGTTGCGCCTCGCCGAGTATCTCCACGACTCGGTACTCTGAGTCACCTGTATCCCAGGGCCTGCAGCTGGCCTTCGAAGAGTCGACAGGTATCGGGGTGACGCTCTCTTTTCCAGTCGGTAGGTAACACGGCGCGCAGGACGTCGATGTCCATATCCAGACCGAACTCTTCGCCCGAATCGGCGATGTGAGCGGGTAGTGTGACGTCGTCCTGTTCCGGCCGTATCAGCTTCCCGTCGTCGAGGGAGCCGCCTTTCCTTCGGCGCCGTAGCGCGCCCCCTCCAGCGGACCGGCCGGCTGACAAGCACCTCATAGCGCGTCCGTACGTGGGCCCCGAGCGGATAGCTCGACCGGTCACCCGCGCAGAGCCACATCGGTTTGAAACAATGGAGTCCCAACAGCACTGCGACTCGCCGAAGACCTATACACTCCAGATGTGTTACTACTCCGACAGGTAACGGTGCGGTCGGAAAACTGTCGCCACCCGGTTGCCGCCACGACGCGGCCTGTCTCTCGAAGGGCTCTCAGCTCACGGCGGCGTGAAGTTGTGATTCAAGCACCGGTCCAAGTGCCTCGTAACTGTAATTACGGCAGACCCACTCCTGCGCTCTCTTTCCGAGATCGCCCGCGAGCTCCGGATCAGTGTGGAGTTTGCGTATCTGTGCCGCCAACATCGACGAATCTGTGGCGGGATACACCAGGCCGGTACTTCCGTCCTGTACGAGTTCGCCGATACCGCCTCTGTCACTACCTATCACTGGAGTCCCACATTGCATGGCTTCGAGCACGACCATTCCGAACGCTTCCATCCAGATTGACGGGACGATCACTGCCCGTGCGTGAGTGAAAAGTTCGTGCTTTTTCTCTTCTGACACGTATCCGAGAAACTCGACCGATTCTGGACACTGTTGTTCGGCCTGTTCGATTAGCTGCTCTTCGAGCGGCCCCGTCCCCGCGATGCGTATATCGATGTCGTTGCTGTCTGCGGCTATCTCTACAGCTGCTTGTATCAGTTTTTCGACTCCTTTTTCCTCCGCCAGTCGACCGAGAAACACAAAGTAACCGTCGTCTGCAGTATTTCCATCGGTATTCTCGGACGGTTGTGGGTTGGGGACCCGCGATGCATCATATCCGAAGTCATTCAGGTAATCGGTCAGAGTCTGGCCCGGTGCGATGTGTTTGTCGATCAGCCGCCGCTCCATCGACCGCTGTACCCTTTGTTGGGGAAGATAGTAGCCCACGACGACGGGGAGTGTGCGACAGCCGTGTTGCCAGCATTTCGCGCCCACACCGCACTCACAGACCTCGAGCGTATCCTGCTTGACACCCCACGCTGACGGACACACGGTAGAGTAATCGTGGTGGGTCTTTATGCTTGGATACCCACGTGTGGCGAGTGCAATAGTAGCCGGGTACTTCTGGGATTTGTGTATGTGTACGACATCGGGGTCAAAATCACCTATTTCTGTTCGTAATCGACTGTAAATTTTCGGCTCGATCGTGAGGCCGGCAACTTCCCGTACCACCCGCGAATCTGACTCGGGGATCGTCGTATCGGTAAACGAGTCCCCGGATTCGACTGTCCCGAGTCCGATCGATCTGACGGTATACCCCTGGTTGGAAAGGTACGTCATCTCCTCTTGCATCACATACTCGACACCCCCGACAATCTCCGCCGAATCGTTTATCAATAGAACGTTGAGCCCCCTCACGCTTGTATATTCATGACTGTATTTTTATAATGGTATTCCTTTTACCCCGGATCCATCGGTTCTATCTATTCGAGTGGTTTTATATTACTGTACGACTTGGGGGAAAATACTCGGCCCCGGTGAGATACCGTGGTAGACAAGGCCAACGACATTCCGATCAGAACCCAACTTCGGTCGTTGCTCCCGGTAGCGACGTACCGACCGGTACTGACAGTTGCCGTGGTAGCAACAAGTCTGCTCGCCGCGCTGTTGGAGGGAGTCGGTATTGGATTCCTTCTCCCGATTATCGAAATAACGCAATCGAACGGTGACCCGTCCGGCCCAGTCAGGGCGCTGGCAACAGCCTACGCCGTGCTTGGAGTCCCGTTCGAGTTGGGTTACATCGTCGCCGGAGTCGCCCTGGTAATCGGGGTTCGCTATCTGATGTCGTTTCTTTCCGGGTGGCTCACAGCTATCCTCCGGATGACGTATATTCGCTCACTCCGGACGGAGGCCTTCGAATACTCACTCTCTGCCCGCCTCGAATACATCGACCAGACTGGGTCAGACGAGATACTCAACGCCCTCATCACGCAGACTACACACGCTAGCGAGGCGATTCATCGTATCGTGCTCCTGGTCAAGGGTCTGCTTATTAGTGCCGCCTACCTGTCGATTGCGCTGTACGTGGCTCCGTATCTCATGATTGGCACTGGACTCGTACTTGGGGCGTTCATGCTGTGTGTCAGGTATCTCTTCGAGTCCGGATACAGTGTCGGGAGCCGCGTCGCCGATGCCAACGAGCGCCTGCAGGAGAGCATCCAATCCAGCATCCAGGGCATCAGAGAGGTGAGAATATTGGGGAGTGAGGGCCAGCAGCTGTCGAGATACAGGGCCGGCGTGAACAAGTATACCGCCGCGATGATAGACAGGAGGCGAAACCAGGAGGCAATTCGAAGTCTGAACTACTTCGTGACGGCGGTATTCGTGTTTCTGCTACTCTACGTGGGCATCGAATTTCGAGATATCTCTCTCGGTGGGCTGGGGGTCTTCCTGTTCGCGATGTTCCGGCTTGGGCCGAAGTTGAGTCACATGAACACGCTGCTCTACGAACTCGAAACCGACCTACCGCACCTGGTCAGAACACAGGAGTTTGTCGCAGAGCTCGCCGCGAATCAGGAATCGAACGAGGGGACTAAACCGGTTTCGGCCGTCGACACTGTTACTTTCGAGAACGTGAGCTTCCAGTACCACGACGACGAACCGCCGGTGCTTGAGGACATCTCATTTTCGTTTGAACGAGGCGATGTCGTTGCTTTTGCCGGCCCGTCGGGTGCGGGCAAGTCGACGATAATCTCGCTGGTAGCCCGTCTGTATGAGCCGACAGAAGGCAGAATAGCCGCAGATGGCACGTCTATTTCTGCTTTCAGCCTGGATGAATGGCGGGACCGAGTCGCTATCGTCCAACAGGACCCGTATATATTCAACGATACACTGCACTACAACGTCGCTGTGGGTAACCTCTATGCGAGCCCGGAAACCGTTGCGCGCGCCTGCGAAATCGCACAGGTCACGGAGTTTGTCG is a window encoding:
- a CDS encoding glycosyltransferase family 4 protein, translating into MRGLNVLLINDSAEIVGGVEYVMQEEMTYLSNQGYTVRSIGLGTVESGDSFTDTTIPESDSRVVREVAGLTIEPKIYSRLRTEIGDFDPDVVHIHKSQKYPATIALATRGYPSIKTHHDYSTVCPSAWGVKQDTLEVCECGVGAKCWQHGCRTLPVVVGYYLPQQRVQRSMERRLIDKHIAPGQTLTDYLNDFGYDASRVPNPQPSENTDGNTADDGYFVFLGRLAEEKGVEKLIQAAVEIAADSNDIDIRIAGTGPLEEQLIEQAEQQCPESVEFLGYVSEEKKHELFTHARAVIVPSIWMEAFGMVVLEAMQCGTPVIGSDRGGIGELVQDGSTGLVYPATDSSMLAAQIRKLHTDPELAGDLGKRAQEWVCRNYSYEALGPVLESQLHAAVS
- a CDS encoding gluconate 2-dehydrogenase subunit 3 family protein, whose product is MELTRRDALIALGGLGLPLTAWLEDSEPTATELTSEDIETLLALSETLYPSDVTVNSDFIETFVAGQHQLDSDHTSGIVSALTGVRRASSRQTGRRPTELDPSERGDLLRSMGAARAYPDPDGTSVQQIRYYVINNLLYALYTTPKGGELVGNPNPPGYPGGTTAYQAVSTDE
- a CDS encoding ABC transporter ATP-binding protein, coding for MVDKANDIPIRTQLRSLLPVATYRPVLTVAVVATSLLAALLEGVGIGFLLPIIEITQSNGDPSGPVRALATAYAVLGVPFELGYIVAGVALVIGVRYLMSFLSGWLTAILRMTYIRSLRTEAFEYSLSARLEYIDQTGSDEILNALITQTTHASEAIHRIVLLVKGLLISAAYLSIALYVAPYLMIGTGLVLGAFMLCVRYLFESGYSVGSRVADANERLQESIQSSIQGIREVRILGSEGQQLSRYRAGVNKYTAAMIDRRRNQEAIRSLNYFVTAVFVFLLLYVGIEFRDISLGGLGVFLFAMFRLGPKLSHMNTLLYELETDLPHLVRTQEFVAELAANQESNEGTKPVSAVDTVTFENVSFQYHDDEPPVLEDISFSFERGDVVAFAGPSGAGKSTIISLVARLYEPTEGRIAADGTSISAFSLDEWRDRVAIVQQDPYIFNDTLHYNVAVGNLYASPETVARACEIAQVTEFVDDLQDGYETVLGDDGVRLSGGQQQRVAIARALVEDADILLFDEATSDLDSALEQRIYQNLTRVEDEYAVVTVTHRLSTVTDVAQINILDDGTIVESGTHEELLDEAGKYAGLLDAQRAPTAR
- a CDS encoding GMC family oxidoreductase, which gives rise to MSESDRTPAAEPDVCIVGSGPAGSLIAYKLAEHGHDVVVLEAGETFEFATRTERMERALRPTHHRTTVWDLDQARDAYTVSGPVSYPANRLRAKGVGGSTLHWGGRVARFTEKDFEMQTRYGYGRDWPVDYEDIRPYYAAAEAAFGVAGAEDNPFGPPREQEYPMDAFPRSHSDSLFAEACSTLDIEVHSVPNARNSESYDGRSQCVGYGTCSPVCPSGAKYDASVHAKKAIEQGATLIDRAVVQRLEHDASGDRITGAVYETPDGTTYTQSADEFVLAAGGIENPRLLLLSESPQHPGGLANSSGAVGKYLMEHPYVGVAGRLDRKTAQNRIGFGTMESYQFYEPGTVGPGSFKIEFSNQGGPKPVELALKQREPLVNLQKTAQNIGIDPLVELGKDTEPIVWGDELRDLIADATGDRFTVVAEIEVLPNERNQVTLDTSETDAFGNPVPNIEWGHFTDYAEETMDAAKDILGNIVDELPGTVRDREVFELRQGAGHSAGTTRMGTDPSASVVDENLRAHDVENLSIAGSSPFVTMGASQPTLTIGATSLRLAEYLHDSVL